CTCGATGTAGAGGTCTAGCTCAGGTAGGTAGAAGTCCGGCGTGAACATTTCTACCACTTTGTTATCCTGCCGGGCTAGAGGGAATGAGCGAGGTTCGTAGAGCCACTCGATGCGGTAGAAATCAAGCAATTTGGCGAATTCCTCTTCGCTGGAGTGGCCGAAACTGGATGGTCTTAATGAAGATGAAGGTAATGTGGGTGTCTCGGCTAATTTTCGTCGTTTGGTCATCGTTTCTTCAAATTCTGTTTTTAACACCTGATACATTTCGGTTTTTTCCAGAGTAACGGCGACTACATCAGCCACAGTGGCCAGGAAGTCCCTATCGGCTTGAGAGAATTTTCTTGGTTCGCGGGTGTAGATTCTGATTTCTCCAATTATCTCCCCTCTCTGTGGGATGGGAGTTGCTAGTACGGAGCTTATCCCCTCCATTTCGGCGGCTTCTGGGTATTGGGCTCGCTTGTCTTGTGCAACATCGAAGATAGCTACTATTTTCCCATCCAGTACTTCAGGGAGACTCTTACTGGCTTTCAGTGCTCCTTTTCGGAGATATAAGTCACTAAGGCCATAGGCGGCTATGATGTCTAAGTGTTCCTTTTGAGGATTCAGAAGCATTATGGAGCATCCGGTAGCCTTCAATGCTTTGGCTGTGCTTTTGGCTGCAGAATTAAGGATATTCTTCAGGGGTAGAAGCGAGTTAGCGGTCTTGGCTATTTGCTTGAAGGCTTGAGAGTAGCTATGCTCGTGGTTATCCACAACTGCTTCCCTTCCGAGTATGTTTTTTGTCACCTACCCGCACTTAGTATAGCCGCAACTGGGGCAAATATGACAACCCTCCTGGTAAATCAGGATGTTGCCACATTCAGGGCATTGCCCAGCCCAGTTCTTAGCTACGCCGAAGTCCTTGGAGGAATCTGTCTCTTTGTCTTTAATGTGTTTTTCAAGGACGCTGGCGATGGCATCAGCGCAGGAAAGAATAGCACGACCTTCCTCCCAGGCAACCGATGGACAGCGGGTGCCACGAAGATGTTTAGCTACAGAGCCTAGGTCGATGCCTGATCTTAAGGCTAAGGAGATAAGCCTGCTGGCAGCTTCAAGTTGGGCCGAAGCACAACCGCCGGCTTTCCCTAGGCTGGAAAAGACTTCACAGATTCCTTTGTCATCGAAGTTTACGGTGACATATATATAACCGCAACCGGTAGTTACTCGCTCAGTAGCCCCCTTGGTAACCTTAGGTCGTGGCCTTGGTGTGAGCTTAGCTTCAGGTTTCCCCTCCGTGTGACTAATGGTTAGAACTTGGCTTTCGCGGCTGCGGTCCCGATATATGGTTATCCCTTTCAATCCCAGTTTGTAGGCAAGTATGTATACTTCAGCTACATCTTCTATTGTGGCTTCGTGAGGGAGGTTAACTGTTTTGGAAACAGCACTATCGGTGAACTTTTGGAAAGCTGCCTGCATTCTCACGTGCCACTCGGGCGTTATATCGTGAGAGGTGACAAAGACGTTTTTTACCCAATCAGGTACATTTTCAGCATCTCGCAGCTTTTTCCCTTCAGCGAGCTGTTGCATCAGTTCCGGGGAATAGAACACCTCATTTCTGGCTATTTCTTCGAAGTAAGGATTGACTTCTATTAGTTGTTGTCCATCAAGGATATGGCGGGTGTAACTGAGAGCAAAGAGGGGTTCGATGCCGCTGGAACAACCAGCAATTATGCTTAATGTCCCGGTAGGCGCAATGGTAGTTCGCGAGGCATTTCTAGGATTTAAACCGTTGTTTGTATCGTAAATACTGCCTTTGAAGGCAGGGAATAGACCTCTATCCTCTCCGAGTTTCACTGACTCTTTGGTTGCTTCTTCAGATATGAAACGCATGACGTTTTCAGCCACCTCTAATGCTTTATCGGAGTTGTAGGGGATGCGGAGCTTGAGTAGCATGTCAGCAAAGCCCATAACGCCAAGCCCTATTTTTCTGGTGGCTTTGGTCATTTTCTCAATCTGGGGCAGCGGGAATTTGTTAACATCTATGACATCATCGAGAAAACGGACGCCCAGTTTAACAGTTTGGCGCAGCTTGACATAATCAAGATCGGGTCTGTCAGTCTCGTTTTTGACCATTTTTGACAGATTAATTGAGGCCAGGTTGCAGGATTCAAATGGCAGCAAAGGCTGTTCACCGCAGGGATTGGTGCTCTCTATTCTGCCAAGTTTTGGGGTAGGATTATTCTTGTTTATATTGTCGATGAAAACAATGCCGGGGTCACCGGTGCGCCAGGCCGTATCTGTGATTTTTTCGAAGACTTCTCTGGCGTTGAGTTTATCGACAACCTCCTTATTATGTGGGTTTATTAAATTAAATTCCTTGTCTTTTTCTACAGCTTCCATAAACTCGTTAGTTACGGCGACTGATAGGTTGAAATTGGTGAGCGCTTTCGGGTCTTCTTTGGCCATGATGAAGTCGAGAATATCAGGATGGTCGATGTTGAGGATAGCCATATTGGCACCTCGGCGCATACCACCTTGCTTGATAACATCGGTAGCTGTGTCGAAAGCTCGCATGAAAGATACTGGGCCACTGGCAATACCGCCGGTGGAACCAACCCTGTCTTTCTTGGGTCTGAGACGGGAAAAGGAGAAGCCGGTGCCGCCGCCACTTTTGTGGATTAGAGCGGTGTATTTTACAGCGTCGAAAATGGATTCCATGGAATCGTCCACAGGTATAACAAAACAAGCTGATAGTTGTCCCAGGTCTCGTCCGGCGTTCATTAGAGTCGGGGAATTGGGGAGAAACTCGAGTGATGTCATGAGCCGATAGAACTTCTCTTCCCATCCGGTAATGTCTGCCTTTTGGTTATAGAGAAGTTCAGCCGAAGCAATGTATTTGGCGACGCGTCGGAACATCTCCTCAGGTGTTTCAACGATCTGTCCCTGACTGTCTTTTTTCAGGTATCTTTTCTCCAGGACAGTAAGAGCGTTTTGATTTAGTTCTACTCCCGATTTGGTTTTGGTCCTCATTTTGGGTGGTTGTTTCTCTGTTGTTTTAGCCTTCTTGACTTCTGGTTCGACTTCCGTCTCTATTTTTGTCATTGATGGCTCCGCTATCTTGTTTTTTTCAGCTAGGATTTCTTTCACTGCTACTTCGATTTGGGAGTCAGAAGGAATCTCCATCTCCTGTTTTGGGATCAAATGCTCCATTCCTGGTAAGGTTGGCCTTGGCTCTAGTCTTTGAATTATTTGACCGGCGAGTTCCTCGAGCAATTTTCTGTCAGTTATACCCATAGACTCAGCAGCTGCAAATGTAGCTCGGGCGATACGGTTATGGTTGTTGCCTCCGGATTGATTTTTACTTTGACGAGCAGTCATTTATTTCCGTCTCCTATGTCGTTGTCCTAAGACGGTTAGCTCTTCCTGGGATAAAAGTGGCAGCTGGCCGGCCGGAGGTGTATTCGATTCCGTGTCTACCAGAGTATCTACTGCCTGTTTTAATGCGGCGATGTCAGTAAACTCGCGGTAGACACTGGCAAAACGAATATAGGCTATGTGGTCCAGCTCTTGCAGCCTTTCCATCACCATGTCGCCAATGACGGAACTGGAAACTTCAGTTTTGCCGAGGCGATAAAGATCGACTTCAATATTGTCCACGAGCTTATCAATAGTGCCGGTTGGAAGCGGACGTTTTTCGCAGGCTTTGCGAATGCCGGCTAGCAGCTTGTCCCTGTTGAACTCCTCCCGCCTGTCGTCTTTTTTAATCACAAAAAGATTTCTGGACTGTAAATGTTCGTAGGTTGTGAAGCGAGTTCCACAATGAAGACACTGCCGGCGACGCCTGATTCCATCGCCTATGCCTCTGGAGTCGATCACCTTTGATTCAATGTCACCGCAATAGGGACATTTCATCAGACCACCCCCTACAAAGTGTGGTGCAAAACTATTTTAGCCCAATATATAGGTGGTGTCAAGCAGGGTGTAGACATAAGATGAATAATAAAGGGCAAAAACAGAGCGGCAATTTGGGTTGCCGCTCTGTCGGGGAGGGTGGGGGGTTGGTGAAGGGTTAGCGGGCCATTTTGGCTTGGGATGGGGGCACTGTTTGGGCAGTGGAGTAATGCGACGTACGACGGAGGAATGAGGGGACATCGAGGCTATCTTCGGCAACACCTCGTAGCAGGCGCCGCAACTCGGCTTCGGTTGGTACTCCGACTCCGTATTGAGCGGTGAAGCCGGTGGCGATAATGGTAATTTGAACTTCGGACTCCATCTGTGAGTTGAAGACGACTCCAAAGATGATGTTTGCATCCGGATCAACTGCTTGAGCAATGACTTCAGCAGCTTCGTTGCACTCGAAGAGGGTAAGGTCGCTGCCACCGGTGACGTTGAACAGTACCCCTTTGGAGCCGTTTATTGAAACATCGAGTAATGGGCTGGCAAGTGCAGCCCTGGCAGCCTCGACAGCGCGGTTCTGGCCGCTGCCTCTGCCTACTGACATCCAGGCGGGCCCGGCGTTCTTCATTATCGACCTTATATCAGCAAAATCAAGGTTGATTAATCCGGGAACAGTCACCACTTCAGCGATAGCCTGAACTGCCAGCCGGAGAACATCATCAGCTAATCTGAAGGCATTGTCCACGGTGGTTTTAGCGTCACAAAGCTCAATAAGGCGGTCGTTGGGAATTATAACCAGGGTATCCACTTTATCACACAGCTGTAGTACGCCTTCCTCGGCCACTTTGTTTCGTCGAGTACCTTCAAAGCTAAATGGCTTGGTTACAATGCCAATTGTTAAAGCACCACTCTGTCGGGATACATCAGCGACAATCGGGATGCCGCCGGTGCCAGTGCCACCACCCATTCCAGCGGTGACAAAAATCATGTCGGCACCTGAGATTACCTCTTGAATTGTCTGGCGGCTCTCTTCGGCTGCTCCAGCACCGACGGTGTGGTCACCGCCGGCACCTAACCCACGTGTCAGCTTCTCACCTAGCTGGACACGCACAGGGGCTTCAGACAACGCCAAAGCTTGGGCATCAGTGTTCATGGTGATGAATTCCACCCCTTTAATATCCTCACGGACCATCCTGGTAATAGCATTGGAACCACCACCGCCAATGCCTATAGCCTTGATCCGGGCTGGTGCATTGGAAAATGTTGACTTCGCCATTTTTAAATCGCCTCCTTTATATTATATTTTGTCTATCCTTTACACACCAAAGAATTTTTTCAGTACTGTCATAAAACCGTCGAAGACACCGTTTCTCTTTTTGGTTTCCCAGGCTGGTCTGCCATGATTTCTTGTTCCCCAGAGAAGAAGTCCAACTCCAGTGGAGTGAGCCGGGTCATGGAGTATGTCGGTAATGCCATAAACTCCCATAGGCTCGCCAATCCGCGTCTGGATGCGGAGTGTTTGTCGAGCCAGGGCTTCGAGACCGGCTAAGTTAGAACAGCCGCCAGTGAGCACAAGACCGCCTGGAGCTAATGAGGCATAGTTAGAGTCAGGCATTTCGAGGAGGATGAGCCTTAGCAATTCCTCCATGCGTACATTGATGATATTGCACAAATCACGGTAGGAAACACTGTGCCCGTCTTCGACGCTCAGTGTAGAGTCTTGGTTTTTAGTGAGTACCTCGGGATAAACGTTCCCGTATTTCTTTTTCATAGCCTCGGCGATCTCAAATGGTAGGCCCAGACCGATAGAAAGATCACTGGTGACTTGATATCCAGCCACTGGAATAATTGAGGTGTGGTAGATACTGCCGTCTTTGAATACGGCTATATCAGTGGTGCCGCCACCGACATCAGCCAGGATGACTCCTACTTCTCTTTCTTCTGGTGTCAGTACCGCCTCACCACTGGCTAGTGGCTCAAGAATGAGGTCTTGT
The sequence above is a segment of the Chloroflexota bacterium genome. Coding sequences within it:
- the hpt gene encoding hypoxanthine phosphoribosyltransferase, with the translated sequence MTKNILGREAVVDNHEHSYSQAFKQIAKTANSLLPLKNILNSAAKSTAKALKATGCSIMLLNPQKEHLDIIAAYGLSDLYLRKGALKASKSLPEVLDGKIVAIFDVAQDKRAQYPEAAEMEGISSVLATPIPQRGEIIGEIRIYTREPRKFSQADRDFLATVADVVAVTLEKTEMYQVLKTEFEETMTKRRKLAETPTLPSSSLRPSSFGHSSEEEFAKLLDFYRIEWLYEPRSFPLARQDNKVVEMFTPDFYLPELDLYIELTTLRQSLITEKNRKLRRLRELYPDINIKLLNKSDYLKLLAKYGYGRLGGTKVEGVDHVLFSHTQIQRRVKALAKRISREYIGRKLVLVGILKGVICFMADLMQHITLPLNVDFMAISYYGTGNESAVKITKDLDISIAGFDVLMIEDIVDTGMTLNYILNHLASHNPASLHVCTLLDKRIRRLIDVQLDYIGFEVPDEFVVGYGLDYHGEYRNLPFIGALTPELIEGAGNK
- a CDS encoding vitamin B12-dependent ribonucleotide reductase — its product is MGITDRKLLEELAGQIIQRLEPRPTLPGMEHLIPKQEMEIPSDSQIEVAVKEILAEKNKIAEPSMTKIETEVEPEVKKAKTTEKQPPKMRTKTKSGVELNQNALTVLEKRYLKKDSQGQIVETPEEMFRRVAKYIASAELLYNQKADITGWEEKFYRLMTSLEFLPNSPTLMNAGRDLGQLSACFVIPVDDSMESIFDAVKYTALIHKSGGGTGFSFSRLRPKKDRVGSTGGIASGPVSFMRAFDTATDVIKQGGMRRGANMAILNIDHPDILDFIMAKEDPKALTNFNLSVAVTNEFMEAVEKDKEFNLINPHNKEVVDKLNAREVFEKITDTAWRTGDPGIVFIDNINKNNPTPKLGRIESTNPCGEQPLLPFESCNLASINLSKMVKNETDRPDLDYVKLRQTVKLGVRFLDDVIDVNKFPLPQIEKMTKATRKIGLGVMGFADMLLKLRIPYNSDKALEVAENVMRFISEEATKESVKLGEDRGLFPAFKGSIYDTNNGLNPRNASRTTIAPTGTLSIIAGCSSGIEPLFALSYTRHILDGQQLIEVNPYFEEIARNEVFYSPELMQQLAEGKKLRDAENVPDWVKNVFVTSHDITPEWHVRMQAAFQKFTDSAVSKTVNLPHEATIEDVAEVYILAYKLGLKGITIYRDRSRESQVLTISHTEGKPEAKLTPRPRPKVTKGATERVTTGCGYIYVTVNFDDKGICEVFSSLGKAGGCASAQLEAASRLISLALRSGIDLGSVAKHLRGTRCPSVAWEEGRAILSCADAIASVLEKHIKDKETDSSKDFGVAKNWAGQCPECGNILIYQEGCHICPSCGYTKCG
- the nrdR gene encoding transcriptional repressor NrdR translates to MKCPYCGDIESKVIDSRGIGDGIRRRRQCLHCGTRFTTYEHLQSRNLFVIKKDDRREEFNRDKLLAGIRKACEKRPLPTGTIDKLVDNIEVDLYRLGKTEVSSSVIGDMVMERLQELDHIAYIRFASVYREFTDIAALKQAVDTLVDTESNTPPAGQLPLLSQEELTVLGQRHRRRK
- the ftsZ gene encoding cell division protein FtsZ produces the protein MAKSTFSNAPARIKAIGIGGGGSNAITRMVREDIKGVEFITMNTDAQALALSEAPVRVQLGEKLTRGLGAGGDHTVGAGAAEESRQTIQEVISGADMIFVTAGMGGGTGTGGIPIVADVSRQSGALTIGIVTKPFSFEGTRRNKVAEEGVLQLCDKVDTLVIIPNDRLIELCDAKTTVDNAFRLADDVLRLAVQAIAEVVTVPGLINLDFADIRSIMKNAGPAWMSVGRGSGQNRAVEAARAALASPLLDVSINGSKGVLFNVTGGSDLTLFECNEAAEVIAQAVDPDANIIFGVVFNSQMESEVQITIIATGFTAQYGVGVPTEAELRRLLRGVAEDSLDVPSFLRRTSHYSTAQTVPPSQAKMAR
- the ftsA gene encoding cell division protein FtsA, producing MKKLISAIDVGTTKICTIIGTLDSGGNIQVLGVGLVPSHGMHKGMVVNVEEARESVAESIRRAEQASGLKVESAYVGVTGRHISSHNSHGVVAIPRNDRLVRHDDLKRVLSSAQQVNVPDDRKILHAIPRSYALDSQERIKNPVGMHGFRLDVETHIITAAISSVQNLVKCIRSVGVEIQDLILEPLASGEAVLTPEEREVGVILADVGGGTTDIAVFKDGSIYHTSIIPVAGYQVTSDLSIGLGLPFEIAEAMKKKYGNVYPEVLTKNQDSTLSVEDGHSVSYRDLCNIINVRMEELLRLILLEMPDSNYASLAPGGLVLTGGCSNLAGLEALARQTLRIQTRIGEPMGVYGITDILHDPAHSTGVGLLLWGTRNHGRPAWETKKRNGVFDGFMTVLKKFFGV